Proteins encoded together in one Macadamia integrifolia cultivar HAES 741 chromosome 8, SCU_Mint_v3, whole genome shotgun sequence window:
- the LOC122086749 gene encoding uncharacterized TPR repeat-containing protein At2g32450-like, with translation MASSQRSTSKTVMTRTNKVRSIFDRFDANGDGGLSRDEMGALVTAVKPNVKFSSDQISTILDEVFRSYSNFIENPLIGLSFNGLLRIYDDSTGDVDRDYSALFSSSLVISTTQLNDAPKIPNLSVAAACSKSPTHGVLYVNTRKLVEDLEIVIIRGIKGCTRGHFNVKLDYRNFVWDKNCADFRKLLKEVREIRVAIDRNFPREEVTFDGHMAIGRTLQHYNLLTEALQSFQRAADLRLTDVWPQYEVGNCLSDLGRLDEAKVRHILCLELAETNSNK, from the coding sequence ATGGCTTCGTCACAGAGATCGACGTCCAAGACGGTGATGACAAGAACAAACAAAGTCCGTTCAATCTTTGACAGATTCGACGCCAATGGCGACGGAGGCCTTAGCCGCGACGAGATGGGTGCCCTCGTCACCGCCGTCAAGCCAAACGTCAAGTTCAGCTCCGATCAGATCTCTACCATTCTTGACGAAGTTTTCCGATCATATtccaatttcattgaaaatcCTTTGATAGGTCTCTCCTTCAACGGCCTTCTTCGCATCTATGATGACAGCACCGGCGACGTTGACAGGGATTACTCagctctcttctcttcctctctagtCATCTCCACAACCCAATTGAACGATGCCcctaaaatcccaaaccttagtGTTGCAGCTGCTTGTTCTAAGTCGCCCACCCATGGTGTCCTATATGTTAATACGAGGAAGCTTGTTGAGGATCTGGAGATAGTTATCATTAGGGGAATCAAAGGTTGTACTCGTGGTCACTTCAATGTAAAACTTGATTATAGGAATTTCGTCTGGGATAAGAATTGTGCGGATTTTAGGAAACTTTTGAAGGAGGTGAGGGAGATTCGGGTTGCAATTGATCGGAATTttccaagagaagaagtgaCTTTTGATGGGCATATGGCGATTGGACGGACCCTGCAACATTATAATCTTCTTACAGAGGCTCTTCAGAGCTTCCAGCGCGCGGCGGATTTGAGGCTGACTGATGTTTGGCCTCAATACGAAGTAGGCAATTGTTTAAGTGATTTAGGGAGGTTGGATGAGGCTAAGGTTAGACATATATTGTGTCTGGAGTTGGCAGAGACCAATTCGAATAAGTAG